The Ruania halotolerans genome contains the following window.
AGGACGCCGTCGGTGAGGGTGGGCAGATCCCCGGCGGTGCACTCGGCCCCGGCGGTGCCGTTGGCACCGTCAGAGGTGTCGGTGTCCGTGCTGCCGGCAGGGTCGGAGCACGCGGCAAGGGTGAGGCCGAGGGCTCCAACGATGATCAGGGCGCGTGTGCGCAAAGGGGTCTCCTCGAAGGTCGTGCCGCCGGGGTAGCGGCGCTTCTTTCGACGAGGGTATGCCATCGCCGGGGCCCCAGAGACCGAGCGGGTGAGGCGTCTCACCGTCGCCATACCCGCGATGCACGCGGGCGGACTTCTGGTCGCTTCTGGTCGCTGAAACGACCGCAACTCCGCCCCCGATGAACCACCCGCCACCGAAGTCCGCCCGGGGCGGTCTGAGGTCAGGCCATAAGTCCGCCCCGGGCGACGATGGGGGGCGGGGCCCGGGCGACGATAGGGGGCGGGGGCGGCGCCCGGGCGACGATAGGGGGCGGGGGCGGCCCCGCTCAGCCGCGCGCGGCCTCGAACCCGGGGATGATCTGCTCGGTCACCATCGCCTGCTTCACGTGGAATGGCGCGAATGCATTCCACGCCGCCTGCAGCGTGACCTCCTCCAGGTCGTCCAGGTCCCAGTCGGCTTCATCGACCAGGCGCTGCATCTCGTTGCTCATCGAGGTACCGGACATGAGCCGGTTGTCAGTGTTGATGGTGACGGCGAAGCCCAGGTCTCGTAACGTGCTCACCGGATGCTCGGCGATGGTGTCGGCGATACCGGTCTGCAGGTTGGAGCAGGGGCACACCTCGAGCGGGATCTGCCGGTCCAGCACCCAGGCGGCGACCTCACCGAAGGTGGCGTCGATCTGTTCGTCCTCGCGCTCGATCTGGATGTCCTCAATGATCCGCACTCCGTGCCCGAGCCGGAGCGCTCCGCACACCTGTAGGGCCTCCCAGATGCTCTCCACTCCCGCTGCCTCGCCGGCGTGCGCGGTGGAGGGCATGTTCGCCTCGCGAAGGGTACGGAACGCCGACAGCTGGCGAGAGGGTGGGAACCCGTCCTCCGGACCGGCAATGTCGAAGCCGACCGCCCCCGCGTCACGGTTCGCGATGGTCAGTGCCGCGATCTCATCGGCGTTCTCCGCCTGCCGCATGGCGGAGAGCAAGGTGCCCACCTCGACCCGGTGCCCCTCCTCGCCGGCGGTAGCAACGCCGTCGGCAATCCCGGCATGGACGGCATCGACCACCTGCTGCAGACTCAAGCCCTGGCGCTGGTGCTGCTCAGGCGCGTACCGAAGCTCGGCGTAGACCACACCGTCAGCGGCCAGATCGAGCACGGCCTCCTTGGCCACCCGGTGCAGGGCCTCCTCGGTCTGCATCACCGCCACAGTGTGCTCGAAGGTCTCCAGGTAGCGCACCAGTGAACCCGAGTTGGCGGCCTCAACGAACCAGGAGCCGAGCGCCTCTGGATCGGTACTGGGCAGGGTGTGGCCGATCTCGGCGGCGAGCTCGATCATGGTGGCGGGCCGGAGCCCGCCGTCGAGATGGTCGTGCAGCAGCACCTTGGGCAGGGCGGTGATCGTGTCCGGGGAGAGCGTCATACCCCGAGCCTAGCCCGCACTCGACCACCCTCGAGTGCCCGAGATCTCGGCTATATCTCACACCATGAGCGAGATGGGCCGCACTCGCGCAGGGAGGGGGAGTTAGCTGAACAGGTTCACCAGTGCGAGCAGCAGGCCCAGGCTGCCGAGCACCACCACGGAGATGCAGGTCATCTGCAGTACGGTCCACCGGGCCCGCGCGTGCGGGCCCCACTGGCGCAGGCTGCGCAGCACCAGAACGAGCAAGGCAAACGCCGTGAGTGCGGCGATCGCGGCGATCAGGGGATGCTCCAGCCGCTGAGCGGTGATCGAGACGACCAGCGTGCCCAGAGTCACCGAGAGCACCGTACGGTGCCAGGACAGCATCGTGCGCTGCGGCTGTGCGCCGGTATCGCCATCCAGCCCTGCGGTGGTCACCGGAGGGCTCACATGAGCACCTGGTAGACCGCGTAGCCGGCCATCAGCAGCGCAAAGACCGCCACTGCACCCACCAGCACCGGCAGGATCCGTGGTGCCGGCAGCGGGTCACCGAGCCGGAGTGCACGTTCGCGGCGGCGCCAGCCGGAGATCGCAGCCAGTGCCAGCACTCCCCCGGCGAGGCATGCCAGGGCCGCGATCACATCGAGCACCGCGTGGCCGTCGCCAAAGGAGGCCAGCGTTGTCAGCGCCACGCCACCGGCCACCAGCGTCAGACCGGTGCGCAACCAGGCCAGCGCCGTACGTTCGTTCGCCAGGGAGAACCGCACGTCAGGCTCGGTGCCGACCCCGTACACCGATTGTGGTCGCCTCGTCTCGCGCTCGGCCTCATCTGCAGCACCCGTGCCTTCGCCGGAGCCTGCCTCGACTCGATCGTCTTCGTCGTCGTACTCGGCCGGCTCCACGCCCAGCGCCTCCCTGGTCTCGCCCTCACACACCTACTCGATCGAGCACGATACCGTCACGGCCCGTGCGCGATCCCACGGGAGCAAGCTGCACCGCGCCGTCGAGCGCTTCCATCGCCCGCCCGAACCGTTCCGGGGTCTCCGTGTGCAGGGTCATCAGCGGCTCACCGGCACGGACGGCGCCGCCCGGTTTCGCGTGCAGTTCCACACCGGCGCCCGCCTGCACCGGATCTTCCTTGCGCGCCCTGCCCGCGCCGAGCCGCCATGCGGCGATCCCCACGGCCAACGCGTCCATCTCGACCACCACCCCATCGGCCGGGGCGAGCAGGTGCTCGGTGTGGCGGGCAGTCGGCAACGGGGCGTCTGGATCCCCACCCTGCGCGGCGATCATCGCGCGCCAGGAGTCCATCGCGCGCCCGTCCGCGAGCGCCGCCGCCGGGTCGGCGTCCGGGCGGCCCGCCGCATCAAGCATCTCCCGCGCCAGCGCGAGCGTCAGCTCCACCACGTCCGGGGGTCCACCGCCGGCGAGTACCTCCACGGACTCACGCACCTCCAGGGCGTTTCCGGCGGTCAGCCCGAGTGGGGTGGACATGTCGGTGAGCAACGCCGTCGTGCGCACTCCCGCGTCGGTTCCGAGCGACACCATTGTGCGGGCCAGCTCGCGTGCCTGGTCGAGTTCCTTCATGAACGCCCCCGAGCCGACCTTGACGTCCAGCACGAGCGCCCCGGTGCCCTCGGCGATCTTCTTGCTCATGATCGAGGAGGCGATCAGCGGAATCGACTCGACCGTGCCGGTCACGTCCCGCAGTGCGTACAGTTTGCGGTCCGCCGGTGCGAGCCCCGAACCTGCCTGGCAGATCACCGCACCCACCGAGTCGAGTTGGGCGAGCATCTCCTCGTTGGTGAGCGCGGCCCGCCACCCGGGGATCGCTTCCAGCTTGTCCAGTGTGCCGCCGGTGTGCCCGAGGCCACGGCCGGAGAGTTGCGGGACGGCCACGTCGAAGACGGCGACCAGTGGCGCGAGCGGCAGGGTGATCTTGTCCCCCACGCCGCCGGTGGAGTGCTTGTCCACGGTGGGGCGGGACAGGGCAGCGAAGTCCATCCGCTCCCCGGTGGCGATCATCGCCCGGGTCCAGTGCGCCACCTCGGTGTCGGTCATCCCGCGCAGCACGATCGCCATGGCGAGGGCGGCCATTTGTTCCTCAGCCACCGCACCGCGGGTGTAGGCGTCGATCACCCAGTCGATCTGACCGGCGCTGAGCGCGCCGCCGTCCCGCTTCGTGCGGATCACATCGACGGCATCATGATCGGAGGTCATGGCCTCACCTTAGGTGGTGCCGGGACCACCCGTGCTGGCTATCCTTGCCGGCCGGCGGCCAGGTCCTCGGGCCCGAACGCATCGGGGAGCACCTCGTTCATCGGCCGGATCCCGCGCGGGGTGTCCACCAGCAGTTCAGCTCCCCCGTGCTCCCAGAGCAACTGCCGGCACCGCCCACACGGCATGATGCGTTGCCCGCGCGAGTCGGTGCAGGTGAACGCCACCAGCCGGCCACCGCCGCCGGTGATCAGCGCCGACACGAGCGAGCATTCTGCGCACAAGGTCACCCCATACGCGGCGTTCTCCACGTTGCAGCCGGTGACGACGGCCCCTGAGTCCGTCAGCGCCGCCGCCCCCACCGGGTAACGCGAGTACGGCGCGTAGGCGCGCGTCATCACCTGCCGTGCGGCCTCCCGCAGCCCATCCCAGTCGACGGCGGCCCCTCCCTGATCACGCGAGGTCACCTCGCCAGGTGGCTCCGCCGTCATGAGGGGTAGGCCTTCCCGGCGCCCGCCGGCGGGCGCACCCGGCCCACCAGCCCGGCCACGGCGAAGATCGTGGCCAGGTAGGGCAGCATCGCGAGGATCTCGTACGGCACCGGCGAACCAATGTTGTTCAGCACCCGGTTCAGCGAGTCGGCGAAGCCGAACAACAGGGCCGCGGCGAGCGCACCGGTGGGGCTCCACCGGCCCAGGATCATCGCCGCGAGGGCGATGTACCCGCGCCCTTCGGTGACCTCCTTGGTGAACGCGAGCCCGGCGGCCACCATCGAGGCTCCGCCGAACCCAGCCACTGCGGACCCGAACACCACATTGCGGTACCGGGTGCGATTGACGTCGATGCCGACCGTGTCGGCGGCCTTCGGGTGCTCGCCCACGGCCCGCACCCGCAGGCCCCAGCGGCTGCGGAAGAGCCCGATGTGCAGCAGCACCACGGCCACGTACATCACATAGACGATGATGTTCTGGTTGAACAACGCCTGCCCGATCACCGGAATGTCGGCAAGCAGCGGGATCCGCAGGGAGGACAACTGTGGCGGGCTGTTCAGGCGGAGCGGATTGTCGCTGAGCACAGTGGAGAACAGATAGCTGGTCAAACCCAGCACCAGCACGTTCACCACCACACCGACGATGATCTGATCCACCCGGTACTTGATGGCGAAGACGGCAAGCAGCAGACCCACCAGCGCGCCGCCGATGGGTGCGGCGATCAGACCGATGTAGGGGTTCCCGGCCACAGTGGCCAGCACTGCCGTGAGGAACGCCCCGGCGAGCAGTTGACCCTCGATGGCGATGTTGATCACCCCGGAGCGCTCGCACAGCAGACCGGCGAAGGCGCCGAAGATCAACGGCAGAGCAGCCGTCATGGCCGTGCTGAGCAGGAACGGCAATGGCAGGCCGGAGGCGTTCCCGGCCACCGCCCAGATCAGGAAAGCGAGCACCAGGCATGCACCGAAGACCACCGGGATGGCGACGGAGCGGCGGCGGTTCTGCGTGGTCCAGAAGCTGAGCCCGGCCAGAGCGAAGGCCACCAGCACCAAGGCGAGCGCCGATCCTCGCGAGGAGATCACCAGATCCGGCAACTGCCAGTCGGCGCCACCCCCGGTCAATTCGATCTGGGACTGCAGGTGCGCGGGGGTGAACAACGCGAAACCGAACAGGGCGAGAACAGCGAGCGCCGCCATGATGATCGGCGTGCGCCACGAGATCGGTGTCAGCACACTCTGGCCGATCAGGTCGCGCTCAGCGGGAGCCGTCGTGGGTGCACTCATGAGGTCACCTCCTTGGCCTGAACACTGCGGCGCCGGGGCGTTCTGCCCGGCAGGTGGAACAGCGCGCGCACCAGCGGCGGCGCGGCGATGAACAGCACGATCACTGCCTGGATCACCAAGATGATGTCCACCGGGGTGTTGGCCTCGGTCTGCATCAGCGCGGCACCGGCACGTAGGGCGCCGAACAACATCGCCGAGGCGACGATGCCCCCGGGCCGGTTCCTGCCCAGCAGCGCCACGGTGATCGCATCGAATCCGATCGAGCCGGCGCTGGAGGCGCGGAAGGTCCCCTCCACCCCGAGGATCTGCATGGCACCGCCCGCTCCGGCGAGCATTCCGGCAGCCACCATCACCATCACGAACACCCGGTTCACGGAGATGCCGGCGGTCCTGGCGGCGTGGGCGTTCGCACCGACGGCCCGGAACTGGAAGCCAACCGTCGAACGCTCCATCAACCACCACACCCCCACCGCTGCCAGCAGCGCGAGCGGGAAGCCCCAGTGCAACAGCGACCAACCGCCGAGCAACGAGGGTAACTCAGCGGTGCCGAGCACGTGCGGGGCGATCGGCCGGTTGCCTTGGATCCGGTACACCGAGGTGGTGAGCAGGTAGGCCACCAGGTACGTGGCGATCCAGTTCAGCATGATCGTCACGATCACCTCGTTCGCTCCCGTCCGGGCCTTGAGGAAGCCGGCGATACCGGCCCACAACCCGGCCACCAGCACCGCCGCGGCGATCGCCAGGACCACGTGCAGCAGGCTCGGGCCGAACCCGGTTCCGCCCGGTGGGACGAAGGTGAAACCGATGAAGGACGCAGTCGCCGCGCCCATCAGCACCTGACCCTGGGCGCCGATGTTGAAAAGCCCGGACCGGAACCCGATCCCGATGCCGAGTGCGGCGAAGATCAGTGGGGTGGCCTCGACCATCGTCTTGGTCAGCGGAGCCACCGCCTGCCCGAGCGCGGCGGTGCTGATTCCCTGGCGCAGCACCGTGTAGTCGAGCACCGAACCACGGAACAGGGCCATGTAGGTGCCGGCCACGCTGTCCCACACCGCCGCCAGCATGTCCGCGGGTCGGCTGAAGAAGTACCCGGCGCTGGCGCGCACGTCGGCATCGGCCACGGCGATCAGGATCGAGCTGATCACCATCGCGGCGACGATGGCGAGCAGGGTGAGCAGCCAGTTGCCGGTGAGCATCTCGTGCCGGAAGGTGGCCCATCGGGCCTGTCCTTCACTCGGCCCGTCATCGACGGTGCGCGGGCGGGGCGCCGGGTCCGGCACCGTGGCCGACGGCGAGGCCGCGTCCCGCTCGGTCGTGGCGGAGTTCTGCTCGGCAGCCGCGGTGTCCTGCTCGGCAGCGCCGCCAGCCTCCTCGCCACGGCCCTCTGGCGTCTGTTGCCCGGCGCCCTCGTTCCTCACCTCGGCTCCTCGCCCTCTGCGTCGTGCATCGTCGTCGGGTGCTGGTGGGCCTCCTGGAGTGCTTCCTCAGGAGGACAGCCCGCCATCATCAGACCGAGTACGTCACGATCGGTGTCGGCGTCGACGATTCCGATGATGGCCCCGCGGTACATCACGGCGATCCGGTCGGCGAGCGACATCACCTCATCCAGCTCGGTGGAGACGATCATGACCGGTGTTCCGGCGTCACGCTCGGCCACAATCCGCTGATGCACGAACTCGATCGAGCCCACGTCCAGTCCGCGGGTGGGCTGGGAAGCGATGAGCAGACGCAGCGGGCGGGACATCTCCCGTGCCAGCACCACCTTCTGCTGATTCCCGCCGGAGAGCGTACTCACCGGATCGTCGATGGAGGTGGTGCGCACATCGAAGGCCTCCACGTACTCCGCCGCCTTCTCCCGCGCCACGCTGAGCTGCATCGCAGGACCCTTCGCGTAGGGCGGCTGCGCGAACTGGTCGAGCACGAAGTTCTCGATGATGGAGAAGGAGGCGATCAATCCGTCTTTGCTGCGGTCCTCGGGCACGAACCCGACGCCGGAACGCAGCACCTGGTCCACCGTCTTGCCGAGCAGTTCATCCTCGTCCAGGAGCACCGATCCGGCCGCAGCGCTGCGCAACCCCAGGATCGCCTCGGCGAGTTCGGACTGGCCATTGCCCTGCACGCCGGCCACGGCCAGCACCTCGCCGCCGCGAATGGTGAATGAGACGTCCCGCACCACATGGGTGCCGACGGCGTCCAGCACAGTGAGCCCGGTGACCTGCAGGGCCCGGTCATTGGTCTGCGGTGGGTCCTTCTGCACGCCGAGGGAGACCTCGCGGCCCACCATCAGCGAGGCGAGTTCGGCCTGGGAGTCGGTCGGCGCTGCACTGCCCACGACCTTTCCGCGGCGGATCACGGTGATCTCGTCGGCCACGGCTCGGACCTCACGCAACTTGTGCGTGATGAAGACGATCGAGGTACCGGAGTCGCGGAGCTGGCGCATGATCTCGATCAGCTCGTCAGTCTCCTGCGGGGTGAGCACCGCCGTGGGTTCATCCAGGATCAGCACTTTGGCGTCCCGCGAGAGTGCCTTGATGATCTCCACCCGCTGCTGCACGCCGACCGGGAGGTCCTCAACCTTCGCATCCGGATCCACATCGAAACCGAAGCGAGCCGAGATATCCCGCACCAGGGTACGCGCCTGCTCGATCCCGATGATGCCCAGCGGACCGGTGGGCTCATGGCCGAGCACCACATTCTCGGCCACGGTGAACACCGGCACGAGCATGAAGTGCTGGTGCACCATACCGATCCCTGCGGCCATCGCCTCACCTGGCCCGGCGAACTCGACCGGCTCACCATCGATGAGGATCTCGCCCTCGTCCGGCGCGTACAGCCCGTAGAGCACATTCATCATCGTGGACTTGCCGGCGCCGTTCTCCCCGAGGAGCGCGTGGATCCGGCCCGGTTCGAAGGTGAGGTCGATCCGGTCGTTGGCCACGAGGGACCCGAACCGCTTCGTGATACCGCGAAGCTCGAGCGTCATCTCGTCCCTCCCTCTCGTTCCGGCGCCATCGCTGGTCTGCCCGCACTGTAGTCCGCACACCACGGCCGGGGACATACAAGTCGGCATCCCGACGGCATGTTCCCGATGGCGGGCGTTCGTGATGGTGAGTGACCACGGCGGCCCGGGCGAGGTGATCGCCCGGGCCGCCGCTGCGGTCGTGATCAGTTGGAGCTGGGTGAGGTGACCTCCAGGTCACCGGCGATGATCTGCGCCTCGAGGTCCTCGATCTCGGCCTGCAACTCGGCCGGCACGGCATCCTCGAAGTCGTGGTACGGGGCCAGACCCACGCCACCGTTCTCCAGCGTGCCCACGTACGGCTCGGAGCTGAACTCACCATTCACCGAGGACTCGATGGTGTCGAACACGGCAGTCTGGATCTGCTTGAGCACCGAGGTGAGGATGAGCTGCTGGTAGTCAGCGTTCGCGGGCTGCTCGTAGCCATCAGAGTCCACCCAGATCACCGAGACTCCCTCGTGTTCGGAGGCCGCTCGCAGCGAGCCGCCACCGACGGGACCAGCCACCGGGAGGATGATGTCGGCGCCATCGGCGATGAATTGCTGGGTGGTGTTGTACCCGTTCTCCGTGTTGGTGAAGTCGCCCGTCATGGAGCCGTTCTGGGCTTCCTTGTCCCAGCCGAGGGCCTGCACATCGGTGCCGTGGGCCTCGTTGTAGGCGGCCACGCCGTCCACGAAGCCGTCCATGAAGATGGTCACCGAGGGGAATGGCTGCCCGCCGTAGGTGGCCACGGTGCCGGTCTCGGTCATCCCGGCAGCGAGGTAGCCGGCCAGGTAGGCGGCCTCCTGGGTGTTGAACAGCAACGGCTTGGCGTTCTCGAGTTCGACCGGGTTGAACTCGGCGTCGCTGAATGCGGAGTCGACGAGGGCGAAGTTGGCGTCCTCGTTCGCTTCGGCAACCTCCTGGATCGTGTCCTCGAGCGCGAAACCCACGCCGATCGTCAGCGAGCAACCGGCCTGAACCATCGCGTCGGCATTCGAGGCGTACTGGCCCGGGTCAGTGGACTCGGCGTCGCGGATCTCCACACCCAGCTCGGATTCGGCCTGGGTGAGGCCGTTGTAGCCGGACTCGTTGAAGGAGGCGTCATCCCAGCCGCCCTCGTCGGAGATCATGCAGGCAAGGAAGTCGCTGTTGTCAGTACCGGCATCGCCGTTACCGCCGGACTCTTCCGGGGCGGCACCACATGCCGTCAGCGTCAGGGCTGCGGCAGCCACGATGGCTGCGGGGATGGACTTCTTCACGTGGTCACTCCTGGTGTCGGTGGGACGCTCGACCGCTCAGGGTGCGAACGGCCAAGTGGCTGCCCTGACCTTAGACCCGCTCTGCGGCTCCTGTGTTACATGGTGAGATACCTGCCCGGAGTTGTTATCGAACTGGTACCTCACCTCCAGGCTCGGCCACGGCCTCGCCGGAGTGGAGATTCCTCCCGGCGTCCAAGGCGACGTGCGCGAGCAGTCGCGCACCGACGCCGATCGCGCGTTCGTCCACGACGAGCTCGGGCTGGTGCAGGTCGTAGCTGCGACCGCCCGGGGTGCGGGTACCCAGGCGCGCCATCGCCCCCCGGATCTGGGTGAGGTACCACCCGAAGTCCTCGCCCCCGAGAGACTGCTCGGTGAGTTGCACTGCGTCCTCGCCGAGTACGGCGGCGGCAGCGTGCTCCATCAGCGCCACACTCCCAGCATCGTTGTCCACCGGCGGTACCCCACGCACGATCTGCAGGTCCGCCTCCACCCCGGCCGGGGCGACGATCTGGTCCACCACCTCATGCAACAGAGATTCCGCCCGATCCCAGGCCCGCACGTCCAGACAACGCAGGGTCCCGCTGATGGTGCCCGTCGTCGGGATCGCATTCGGGGCCGTTCCTGCCTTGATTGCTCCCCAGGTGAGGTTCACCCCGGTGCGCGGATCGAGGCGCCGCCCCAAGACAGCGGGCGTCATCGTGGCCACCAGGCCGAGCGCGTAGACCACGTCCCCCGTCAGATGCGGGCGGGAGGTGTGCCCACCCGAGGATCTGATGGTCACTGTGACGGTGTCCGAAGCCGACGTGATCGGCCCGATCCTGGTACCCACGTACCCCACGTCCAGCTTGGGGTCACAGTGCACAGCGAAGATCCGGTCCACCCCCTCCAACGCACCGGCGGCGAGCAGGTCGAGCGCTCCGCCCGGTTGGACCTCCTCGGCCGGCTGGAAGATCAGTCGCACACCGGCCGCAAGCTGGTCCTCCTGGGCGAGCCGGGCCAGGGCCAGTCCTGCACCGAGCACCACCGTGGTGTGCACGTCATGCCCGCACGAATGGCTCACGCCACGCACGGTGGAGGCATAGTCGAGGCCGGTCGCCTCCTGGACCGGCAGGGCATCGAGGTCGGCACGCAGAGCGACCCGGCGGCGCTTTCGCGCCTGCGGACCCCCTTGGATCCCAGGCGGGTCGATGTCCACGGCGAGGCCGGTGGGGCTGAACCGGTGCGCGGTGAGCCCGATCTGGGCGAACCGGTCGGCCAAACGGTCACAGGTGCGGGTCTCGGTGCGGGCAAGTTCAGGATGCGCGTGTACATCCCGCCGAAACGCGATCAGTTCGGCGTCGAACTCGTCGAGGGCTGCCGAGAGCCGGTCGGTCAGGTCGGAACGGGAGAGCACCTTCCTGAGGTTACCCGCCACCGGCCGCCATGGAGCCTCAGGTGAGCGTGGTGCCGTCCTCGGACAGTTGCCGGACCACGTCCTTCACGTCTTGCGCCTGGGCGCGGGTGGTCACCAGTACGGCGTCATCCATATCCACCACGACGGCGTCCGGCACCCCGAGCAGCACCACGCGCCGCCCGGAGGAGGGCACTGCGAGCGCCCCCGGGGAGTCAATGGCCATGACGTCGCCGGCCTGACCGAGGACCCGGACGCCGTCGGGCCCGGCAGGAAGAAGGCCTGCGAGGGAATGCCAGTCCCCCACGTCGTCCCAGTCGAACTCGCCGGGCACCACGGCGACGCCCCCGGCGGCGGCCACGGGTTCGGCGATTGCATGATCGATGGCGATCTTCGTCAGCGCGGGCCACTCCTGCGTGAGAACGGCCTCGCGCTCATCGGTGTCCCAGGCGGCGGCGATCCGCTCCAGTCCGTCCGCGAGAGTGGGTTGCAGGCGCGCCAGATGGTCGAGCAGGACCCGGGCACGGACGACGAACATGCCGGCGTTCCAACGGTAATCGCCAGTGGCGAGATAGCCCGCGGCCGAGTCCACATCAGGCTTCTCGGTGAAGCCGTGCACGTGGTGGGCGCCGGCGCCATTCGCCAGCGGCTCGCCCACGTGGATGTAGCCGAACGCCGTCGACGGTGCGGTGGCGCGGATGCCGATCGTCACCACGTAGTCGTCGGCGGCGGTGGCCACAGCGGTACGAACAGCATCGGCGAACGCATCGGTATCGGTGATCACGTGATCGGCGGCGAAGGAGCCGACGATCACATCCTCTCCGGGATGGCGGCGGTGCAGCACGGCGGCGGCGAGGCCGATCGCCGCCATCGAATCCCGCGGGGCCGGTTCGGCGAACAGGTCGCTCGGGTCGAGATCCAGTTGAGCGGCCACGGCGTCGGCGTGTCTCGCCCCAGTGACCACCACGAGGCCGTCACTGAGCGGGCGAAGACGGTCCGCCGTCGCCTGCAGGAGAGTGCGACCGGTGCCAGTGAGATCGTGCAGGAACTTCGGATGGGCCTGCCGCGAGAGCGGCCAGAGGCGGGTACCGGCACCACCGGCGGGCACCACGGCGTAGAAGGACTGCGTCACCGGCTCAGCCTAATCACACCTCAGGCGTCGCGGGCTCCCTTGATCTTGCGGCCGATCCATCCGATCAGTCCGCCCCAGTACGGCTCGGGAGGCGGTGGATCCTCGGGCTGGACCCGGCCGGTCACCGGGTCGTGTTGCCACGCGAGCGTCTCGGGATCACTCAGAGTCACGTAGTTCGGGCTCTCGTCGAAGTGCGTCACCATGTCGTCCTCCACCTCCGGCGGGGCGGGTGGGTTGGATACCCACGCCGCCATCATCAACGTCACACGCACAATGAGGTTGATCCACAGCAGCAGTGTGGCCACTGCCGCCGCGGCTCCGGCGACCGGGCTGGTTTCCAGACTCCCACTGACCACGGCAGTGCCCAGGTAGCGGATCACGCCAGCACCGACGCCGGCGACCAAGGCACCGATCCACAGGTCTTTCCTCGGGGGGCGGACTCCGGCGAGTGTGCGGTAGAGCCACACGAACACCAGAACGTCGACCACCAGCACCACGAGGAGGCCGACGAATCGCAGAATCCAGGTGCCAGCGGTGGTGCCGTCCCACCCTACGAGGGAAAGTAGCCAGTCTCCGGCCGCACCGGCTGCGATGCCGAGCGCCGACGTCAGTAGTACGGAGAGGGCGAGACCGAGGAAGCCGGCCAGGTCGCGCAGCTTGCCGAGTACGGGACTCTCGGGCGGGGCTACCATCCCGAACATCGCCCGGATGGCGAGTCGGAGCCCCGCAGGCACCCGGATGGCACTGTTGAGCAAGATGATGACGGCGATCACGCCGGCGATGCCCGTGCCTCCGGAGAAGGTCAGGGAGTCGGGGTTCAAGATCCCGCTGCTCTGGTCATCGCCTGTTTGGATCACACCCGGGAGCGCCTCCGCGACGCTATCGACCACCCTGTTGTGCAGTTCCTCGTTCCCGCCGAGA
Protein-coding sequences here:
- a CDS encoding adenosine deaminase; protein product: MTLSPDTITALPKVLLHDHLDGGLRPATMIELAAEIGHTLPSTDPEALGSWFVEAANSGSLVRYLETFEHTVAVMQTEEALHRVAKEAVLDLAADGVVYAELRYAPEQHQRQGLSLQQVVDAVHAGIADGVATAGEEGHRVEVGTLLSAMRQAENADEIAALTIANRDAGAVGFDIAGPEDGFPPSRQLSAFRTLREANMPSTAHAGEAAGVESIWEALQVCGALRLGHGVRIIEDIQIEREDEQIDATFGEVAAWVLDRQIPLEVCPCSNLQTGIADTIAEHPVSTLRDLGFAVTINTDNRLMSGTSMSNEMQRLVDEADWDLDDLEEVTLQAAWNAFAPFHVKQAMVTEQIIPGFEAARG
- a CDS encoding DUF202 domain-containing protein; translation: MTTAGLDGDTGAQPQRTMLSWHRTVLSVTLGTLVVSITAQRLEHPLIAAIAALTAFALLVLVLRSLRQWGPHARARWTVLQMTCISVVVLGSLGLLLALVNLFS
- a CDS encoding YidH family protein gives rise to the protein MCEGETREALGVEPAEYDDEDDRVEAGSGEGTGAADEAERETRRPQSVYGVGTEPDVRFSLANERTALAWLRTGLTLVAGGVALTTLASFGDGHAVLDVIAALACLAGGVLALAAISGWRRRERALRLGDPLPAPRILPVLVGAVAVFALLMAGYAVYQVLM
- a CDS encoding thymidine phosphorylase, with translation MTSDHDAVDVIRTKRDGGALSAGQIDWVIDAYTRGAVAEEQMAALAMAIVLRGMTDTEVAHWTRAMIATGERMDFAALSRPTVDKHSTGGVGDKITLPLAPLVAVFDVAVPQLSGRGLGHTGGTLDKLEAIPGWRAALTNEEMLAQLDSVGAVICQAGSGLAPADRKLYALRDVTGTVESIPLIASSIMSKKIAEGTGALVLDVKVGSGAFMKELDQARELARTMVSLGTDAGVRTTALLTDMSTPLGLTAGNALEVRESVEVLAGGGPPDVVELTLALAREMLDAAGRPDADPAAALADGRAMDSWRAMIAAQGGDPDAPLPTARHTEHLLAPADGVVVEMDALAVGIAAWRLGAGRARKEDPVQAGAGVELHAKPGGAVRAGEPLMTLHTETPERFGRAMEALDGAVQLAPVGSRTGRDGIVLDRVGV
- a CDS encoding cytidine deaminase, which codes for MTAEPPGEVTSRDQGGAAVDWDGLREAARQVMTRAYAPYSRYPVGAAALTDSGAVVTGCNVENAAYGVTLCAECSLVSALITGGGGRLVAFTCTDSRGQRIMPCGRCRQLLWEHGGAELLVDTPRGIRPMNEVLPDAFGPEDLAAGRQG
- a CDS encoding ABC transporter permease, whose protein sequence is MSAPTTAPAERDLIGQSVLTPISWRTPIIMAALAVLALFGFALFTPAHLQSQIELTGGGADWQLPDLVISSRGSALALVLVAFALAGLSFWTTQNRRRSVAIPVVFGACLVLAFLIWAVAGNASGLPLPFLLSTAMTAALPLIFGAFAGLLCERSGVINIAIEGQLLAGAFLTAVLATVAGNPYIGLIAAPIGGALVGLLLAVFAIKYRVDQIIVGVVVNVLVLGLTSYLFSTVLSDNPLRLNSPPQLSSLRIPLLADIPVIGQALFNQNIIVYVMYVAVVLLHIGLFRSRWGLRVRAVGEHPKAADTVGIDVNRTRYRNVVFGSAVAGFGGASMVAAGLAFTKEVTEGRGYIALAAMILGRWSPTGALAAALLFGFADSLNRVLNNIGSPVPYEILAMLPYLATIFAVAGLVGRVRPPAGAGKAYPS
- a CDS encoding ABC transporter permease, with translation MRNEGAGQQTPEGRGEEAGGAAEQDTAAAEQNSATTERDAASPSATVPDPAPRPRTVDDGPSEGQARWATFRHEMLTGNWLLTLLAIVAAMVISSILIAVADADVRASAGYFFSRPADMLAAVWDSVAGTYMALFRGSVLDYTVLRQGISTAALGQAVAPLTKTMVEATPLIFAALGIGIGFRSGLFNIGAQGQVLMGAATASFIGFTFVPPGGTGFGPSLLHVVLAIAAAVLVAGLWAGIAGFLKARTGANEVIVTIMLNWIATYLVAYLLTTSVYRIQGNRPIAPHVLGTAELPSLLGGWSLLHWGFPLALLAAVGVWWLMERSTVGFQFRAVGANAHAARTAGISVNRVFVMVMVAAGMLAGAGGAMQILGVEGTFRASSAGSIGFDAITVALLGRNRPGGIVASAMLFGALRAGAALMQTEANTPVDIILVIQAVIVLFIAAPPLVRALFHLPGRTPRRRSVQAKEVTS